Proteins found in one Terribacillus sp. DMT04 genomic segment:
- the addB gene encoding helicase-exonuclease AddAB subunit AddB encodes MGVRFIIGRSGAGKTRACLDEIADKLQTDPMGPNIFYLVPDQMTFQQEQALIRQTGVEGSIRAQVYSLSRLAWYVLQETGGATKQFITSTGVQMMLRKITEERKSDWNVFQKAIEKNGFMEQLENMITELKRYRITPELLHDQIREMEQFQQPHSNEGSLRDKLEDISYIYDRLTALLRDKYIDSEDQLHLLASKIPLSRSVKDSEIYLDGFHQFTPQELEVIGSLMTEAKQVTVTLTLDGADREDVDELDLFARTHETFVQVKQTAQERNVPITAIEKLDPAEGRFGHNPAFLHLEKHFETRPAPAVKEEVPVTLAQAVHPRAEVEGAAQEIVTLVREKGYRYQDIALLLRQADVYHELIETVFADYHIPVFIDQKKPMIHHPLLELIRSGMEVVDGNWRYEAVFRVLKTGLIPKSDDEYPLTEEAIDELENYCLEYGIRSRDRWLQKEDWIFQRFRGFESGRQTDKELETQKRINHYRRQVAEAMKKFDRKLREGKTFRERAVAVYNWLEQLHVPQRLEAMQMAFDERGELERAREQDQVWDAVLQLLDEAVEIVGEERVSLQVFRHTMETGFESLEFAHIPPSLDQVIVGTIDHSKVSGLKCAFLLGVNEGVWPMKPKPDGLISEEDRELLAVYGVQLAAGSKRQLLDESFYMYVAFTAASERLWVSYPISDQEGKAKMASTLVQRVKDLFDWCCDERLLQDPEDSLDTARFVATIDQSRSALTTQLARKMRSYPIHPIWDSVLNWFILHESEEELTGRILQSLFYQNEVEDLAEETKEQLFPKKVKASVSRMETYYRCSYQHFAKYSLGLENRRTYKLDAPDIGQLFHEALKQITDWVQLEGRNYAQLNKEDASGYAKRAMGNLAPVLQNQILHSSNRFKYIQQKLQEIISRAAYTLSEQARQSKFSPVGLELDFGENQTLPPIELTLPNGYDIQLRGRIDRVDKAIDQEELFLRIIDYKSSSKALNLTEVYYGLALQMLAYLDVVLSHSEQWLGLRATPAGVLYFHVHNPLISQSSRSQVDIEEEIFKKFKMQGMLLENESVARMMDTSLESGMSKIIPAGLKKDGAFRSGSQTADQDTFRALQQHTRFLMEQAGLDITNGGVHLNPYRHHDRSACTFCDFKAVCQFDASLASNQYRAIKDMKDDEVLNSIKKEVEQDGSVDK; translated from the coding sequence ATGGGTGTACGTTTTATAATTGGCCGGTCCGGAGCCGGCAAGACACGTGCTTGTCTGGATGAAATCGCAGACAAGCTGCAAACAGACCCAATGGGGCCGAATATATTCTATTTAGTGCCAGATCAAATGACTTTTCAGCAAGAGCAAGCGCTGATCAGACAAACTGGCGTAGAAGGAAGCATTCGGGCACAAGTTTATAGCTTATCCCGGCTGGCCTGGTATGTACTGCAGGAAACGGGCGGGGCAACGAAACAGTTTATTACCTCGACTGGTGTCCAAATGATGCTGCGTAAAATTACAGAGGAAAGAAAATCAGATTGGAATGTGTTTCAGAAGGCGATTGAGAAGAACGGCTTTATGGAACAGCTGGAGAACATGATTACGGAATTGAAGCGTTATCGCATAACACCTGAGCTGCTTCATGATCAGATTCGCGAGATGGAGCAGTTCCAGCAGCCCCATTCTAATGAAGGTTCACTTCGGGACAAGCTGGAAGATATCAGTTATATCTACGATAGACTTACTGCCCTTTTGCGGGATAAATATATTGACAGTGAAGATCAGCTGCATTTGCTGGCATCTAAAATACCGCTGTCCCGTTCCGTGAAGGATTCAGAAATATACTTGGATGGCTTCCATCAGTTCACCCCCCAAGAGCTAGAAGTGATTGGCAGCTTGATGACCGAGGCGAAACAGGTAACGGTGACACTGACATTAGACGGTGCGGATCGTGAGGATGTGGATGAACTGGATTTGTTCGCGCGCACACATGAGACATTTGTGCAGGTAAAGCAAACAGCACAAGAGCGAAATGTGCCAATTACCGCAATAGAGAAACTGGATCCAGCGGAAGGCCGTTTTGGTCATAATCCTGCTTTTCTCCATTTGGAAAAACATTTTGAGACACGTCCGGCTCCTGCTGTAAAAGAAGAAGTGCCGGTAACACTGGCACAAGCGGTCCACCCGCGAGCAGAGGTTGAAGGTGCAGCACAGGAGATTGTGACGCTTGTACGTGAAAAAGGCTATCGCTATCAAGACATCGCCTTACTGCTTAGACAAGCTGATGTATATCACGAATTAATTGAAACTGTATTTGCTGATTATCATATACCAGTATTTATTGACCAGAAGAAACCAATGATTCATCATCCGCTGCTTGAGCTTATTCGTTCTGGAATGGAAGTTGTGGATGGGAACTGGCGTTATGAAGCTGTGTTTCGTGTATTGAAGACAGGTCTCATTCCTAAATCTGATGACGAATACCCGCTAACAGAAGAAGCAATCGATGAACTAGAAAATTATTGTTTGGAATATGGAATTCGTTCTCGAGATCGGTGGCTGCAAAAGGAAGACTGGATCTTCCAGCGTTTCCGCGGATTCGAATCGGGCCGGCAGACAGACAAGGAATTGGAGACGCAAAAGCGGATAAACCATTATCGCCGCCAAGTAGCCGAAGCAATGAAGAAATTTGATCGCAAGCTGCGTGAAGGAAAGACATTCCGTGAGCGTGCAGTTGCGGTTTATAACTGGCTGGAGCAGCTGCACGTTCCGCAGCGGCTGGAAGCAATGCAAATGGCCTTTGATGAACGCGGCGAATTGGAGCGAGCAAGAGAACAAGACCAAGTATGGGATGCCGTGCTTCAGCTCTTAGATGAAGCAGTAGAGATTGTTGGGGAAGAGCGCGTTTCGCTGCAGGTCTTCCGTCATACGATGGAAACAGGCTTTGAGTCACTTGAATTTGCCCATATTCCGCCAAGTTTGGATCAAGTCATCGTTGGAACAATTGATCACAGTAAAGTGAGCGGTCTGAAATGTGCTTTTTTGTTAGGAGTCAACGAAGGCGTTTGGCCAATGAAGCCGAAGCCAGATGGCTTGATCAGCGAAGAAGACCGAGAACTGCTGGCTGTGTACGGTGTTCAGCTTGCGGCCGGAAGCAAGCGACAGCTGCTGGATGAAAGTTTTTATATGTACGTTGCTTTTACGGCAGCGAGTGAACGGTTGTGGGTGAGTTATCCAATTAGTGATCAAGAAGGAAAAGCCAAGATGGCATCCACGCTTGTACAGCGAGTAAAGGATCTCTTTGATTGGTGCTGCGATGAGCGGTTGCTTCAGGACCCAGAGGATAGTCTCGACACAGCTCGTTTTGTGGCGACAATTGATCAGAGCCGGTCGGCACTGACAACACAGCTTGCTCGGAAAATGCGCAGCTATCCGATTCATCCGATTTGGGACAGTGTTCTAAACTGGTTCATCCTGCATGAGAGCGAAGAAGAGCTGACAGGCAGAATTTTGCAAAGTCTTTTCTATCAAAACGAAGTAGAAGATTTGGCTGAAGAAACAAAAGAACAGCTATTCCCCAAAAAGGTGAAAGCAAGTGTGTCACGGATGGAAACGTATTATCGCTGTTCGTACCAGCATTTTGCTAAGTACAGTCTTGGCTTGGAAAACAGACGAACATACAAGTTAGACGCACCTGATATTGGACAGTTATTCCATGAAGCTTTAAAACAAATTACGGACTGGGTGCAGCTTGAGGGGCGGAATTATGCACAGCTGAATAAGGAGGATGCTTCCGGATATGCGAAACGAGCGATGGGGAATTTGGCGCCAGTGCTCCAAAATCAAATCCTTCACAGCTCGAATCGATTCAAATATATTCAGCAGAAACTCCAGGAAATTATTTCGCGGGCAGCCTATACACTAAGTGAGCAAGCAAGACAAAGTAAATTCTCCCCGGTCGGACTGGAGCTTGATTTTGGTGAGAACCAGACACTTCCGCCGATTGAACTGACTTTGCCGAATGGGTATGACATCCAGCTTCGCGGGCGGATTGACCGAGTAGATAAAGCGATTGATCAAGAAGAGCTGTTTCTCCGAATCATTGATTACAAGTCCAGCAGCAAAGCATTGAATCTGACAGAAGTATACTATGGACTTGCACTGCAAATGCTTGCTTATTTGGATGTCGTTTTGTCGCATTCCGAACAGTGGCTTGGACTGCGGGCAACTCCTGCGGGTGTGCTGTATTTCCATGTGCATAATCCGCTAATCTCCCAATCAAGCAGATCACAAGTAGATATTGAGGAAGAAATCTTTAAAAAGTTCAAGATGCAAGGGATGCTGCTGGAAAACGAATCGGTTGCGCGTATGATGGATACGTCACTTGAATCTGGCATGAGTAAAATCATTCCGGCAGGGCTGAAAAAGGATGGGGCTTTTCGTTCTGGTTCCCAGACAGCCGATCAAGATACATTCCGTGCATTGCAGCAGCATACAAGATTTTTGATGGAACAAGCGGGTCTTGATATAACAAATGGCGGTGTGCATTTGAATCCGTATCGCCATCATGATAGGAGCGCATGTACATTTTGTGACTTTAAGGCAGTATGCCAATTTGATGCATCACTCGCCAGCAATCAATACCGTGCCATAAAAGATATGAAGGATGACGAAGTATTAAATAGCATCAAGAAGGAGGTGGAACAAGATGGTTCAGTGGACAAATGA
- the addA gene encoding helicase-exonuclease AddAB subunit AddA, giving the protein MVQWTNEQQLAIDAKGHDILVAAAAGSGKTAVLVERIIQKLVNQDDPVDIDQLLVVTFTNAAAQEMRSRIGTALEKALEADPSSQHLRKQLSLLQHASISTLHSFCLDVVRKYAYMLDLDPSFRIADDLEADLIRQEVMGDLLEEWYGKEGEEQAAFFGVVDRFSNDRNDLEVEDLILKLYDFATQNPYPDTWLDQMAQLYDVAAIEEEEELPWLQVLKREANDQLHAMLQEAEQALALTREPDGPYHYAETFEAEKQFIAKATELVSGSWNDAVRFIKEQSFGRLPAKKVECDDTKKAQAKALRDSYKKRWGKLAGDWFARNLEVYLADMQELYPSIQQLALLVKQFRIRYQSEKRERALVDFSDLEHFCLEVLIDENSNPQHIVPSAIAESYQSRFKELLLDEYQDTNLVQETLVTLLSDRSGSGNIFMVGDVKQSIYRFRHAEPSLFLTKYKAFSDADHPGMRIDLASNFRSRQQVLDGANYIFRQLFSEDVGEMQYEKEAELIYANTMYDELKQADTDVELLVINRDGSEETDEADTDTEMVEDLEKAQLEGRAYARMIQQWIGHEGEGAMQVVDKSTQQQRDLQYRDIVILLRSMTWAPAIVDELKQQGIPVYAELSTGYLEAIEIKVMMSVLKIIDNPLQDIPFAAVLRSPIIGLKEDDLAKIRLADQRSSYFEAARSYAKTAKDAISVKIERLLEWLHSWRMEARQGALSALIWSIMRETGYYDFVGGIPGGRQRQANLRALYDRARNYENTSFRGLFRFVKFIERMEERGDDLGAAKALGEQEDVVRIMTIHKSKGLEFPVVITGAMDKMFNQQDLRERYLLHKDLGFGSKYIDPSKRLMYPTLIYHALKAEKQRESLAEEMRVLYVALTRAKEKLVMVGNVASLDKKLQKWRQVAEHPDWVLPSYYRLEATSYLDWVAPALMRHEQAEELRADELAANLPQEITQDQSKWRISLQASKDYVLAEEQAEEANQELLQRISNWQPGEETADWKAEVEDRLTYHYPYAEATRFRAKQTVTEIKRQREIRDSYSDSRVVNRIQQRAPIASRPRFLQESKELTPAERGSAVHAVLQQLDLHKEWSKQKLDEFLLELVEKEFLQQEALAAIDGEKILDFLASPLAERIRQAEQSYRETPFTLALPANELYNDWSGAASDKVVVQGVVDQIIVENDGLVLIDYKTDTLFGDDPERRADVLMEKYRVQIELYATAIERIWKRPVKEKYLYFFDKGILRQL; this is encoded by the coding sequence ATGGTTCAGTGGACAAATGAACAGCAGCTGGCGATTGACGCGAAAGGACATGATATTTTAGTAGCAGCGGCAGCAGGTTCAGGGAAAACAGCTGTACTGGTAGAACGAATCATTCAAAAGCTAGTGAATCAAGACGATCCAGTCGATATCGATCAGCTGCTCGTCGTTACGTTTACAAATGCAGCTGCACAGGAGATGCGCAGTCGAATCGGAACTGCGCTTGAAAAAGCCCTGGAAGCAGATCCATCTTCCCAGCATCTTCGTAAACAGCTTTCTTTGCTGCAGCACGCATCTATTTCCACGCTCCATTCGTTTTGTCTGGACGTAGTGCGAAAGTATGCGTATATGCTAGATTTGGATCCGAGCTTCCGTATTGCAGATGACTTGGAAGCAGACTTGATCCGCCAAGAAGTAATGGGTGATTTGCTGGAAGAATGGTATGGCAAAGAAGGCGAGGAGCAAGCTGCTTTCTTCGGTGTTGTTGATCGTTTTAGTAATGATCGAAATGATTTGGAAGTAGAGGACCTCATTCTCAAGCTGTATGATTTTGCGACGCAGAATCCGTATCCAGACACATGGCTGGATCAAATGGCACAATTATATGATGTCGCAGCAATAGAGGAAGAAGAAGAGCTTCCATGGCTGCAAGTATTAAAGCGGGAAGCAAATGATCAGCTGCATGCTATGCTGCAGGAAGCAGAGCAGGCATTAGCACTGACGCGAGAACCAGATGGACCATATCATTATGCCGAAACCTTTGAAGCCGAGAAGCAATTCATTGCCAAAGCGACAGAACTTGTAAGCGGCAGCTGGAATGACGCCGTTCGTTTTATTAAAGAGCAGTCATTCGGCCGGTTGCCGGCTAAAAAAGTAGAATGTGATGATACAAAAAAAGCACAGGCGAAGGCATTGCGCGATTCTTATAAAAAAAGATGGGGCAAGCTTGCCGGGGACTGGTTTGCACGAAACCTGGAAGTTTACTTGGCTGATATGCAAGAGCTTTATCCATCCATTCAGCAGCTGGCTCTGCTTGTTAAACAGTTCCGCATCCGCTATCAATCGGAAAAACGCGAGCGGGCTTTAGTCGATTTCTCAGACTTGGAACATTTTTGCTTGGAAGTGCTGATAGACGAAAATAGTAATCCACAACATATTGTTCCCTCTGCTATTGCCGAAAGCTATCAAAGCCGTTTCAAGGAACTGCTTTTAGATGAATACCAAGATACAAACTTGGTGCAGGAGACGCTGGTCACCTTGCTTTCCGACCGTTCGGGAAGCGGGAATATATTTATGGTTGGGGATGTCAAACAGAGTATCTATCGATTTCGGCATGCGGAGCCATCGTTATTCTTAACGAAATACAAAGCCTTTTCCGACGCAGATCATCCTGGTATGCGCATTGATCTCGCCAGCAATTTCCGAAGCCGCCAGCAAGTACTGGATGGAGCAAATTATATTTTTCGTCAGCTGTTTTCAGAGGATGTCGGGGAGATGCAGTACGAGAAGGAAGCTGAGCTGATTTATGCCAATACGATGTACGATGAGCTCAAACAAGCAGACACTGACGTTGAGCTTCTTGTTATTAACCGAGATGGATCGGAGGAAACAGACGAGGCGGATACTGATACAGAAATGGTAGAGGATTTGGAGAAGGCGCAGCTGGAAGGGCGTGCTTACGCTCGGATGATTCAGCAATGGATTGGACATGAAGGCGAAGGGGCGATGCAAGTCGTCGATAAAAGCACGCAGCAACAGCGTGATCTTCAGTATCGCGATATTGTCATTCTGCTGCGCTCTATGACGTGGGCGCCAGCTATTGTTGATGAATTGAAGCAGCAAGGTATTCCGGTATACGCGGAGCTTTCGACTGGTTACTTGGAAGCAATTGAAATCAAAGTAATGATGAGCGTGCTGAAAATAATCGATAATCCACTGCAAGATATCCCATTCGCAGCTGTTCTGCGCTCGCCAATCATTGGGCTGAAGGAAGACGATCTTGCCAAGATTCGCTTAGCTGATCAGCGAAGCAGTTATTTTGAAGCAGCAAGATCTTATGCGAAAACAGCAAAGGATGCTATTTCTGTAAAAATTGAACGATTGCTGGAATGGCTGCACAGCTGGAGGATGGAAGCTAGGCAAGGTGCATTATCTGCCCTCATTTGGTCGATTATGCGAGAAACAGGTTATTATGACTTTGTCGGAGGTATTCCAGGCGGCCGCCAGCGTCAAGCGAATTTACGTGCGCTGTATGACCGGGCGCGCAATTATGAGAACACATCCTTCCGGGGGCTGTTCCGCTTTGTAAAGTTTATTGAACGAATGGAAGAACGCGGAGATGATTTGGGAGCTGCCAAAGCTTTAGGTGAGCAGGAAGATGTCGTCCGCATTATGACTATTCATAAAAGTAAAGGACTTGAATTCCCAGTCGTTATTACCGGCGCTATGGATAAGATGTTCAATCAGCAAGATCTTCGGGAGCGCTATTTGCTGCATAAAGACTTGGGTTTTGGCAGTAAATATATCGACCCTTCGAAACGGCTTATGTATCCTACGTTGATTTACCATGCGTTAAAAGCGGAGAAGCAGCGTGAATCATTAGCCGAAGAAATGCGGGTACTATATGTAGCGTTGACACGAGCGAAGGAAAAGCTTGTCATGGTCGGTAACGTGGCTTCTTTAGACAAAAAGCTGCAAAAATGGCGGCAGGTAGCCGAACACCCTGACTGGGTGCTGCCATCTTATTACCGTTTAGAAGCGACATCTTATCTGGATTGGGTAGCACCTGCATTGATGCGGCATGAGCAGGCAGAAGAACTTCGTGCCGATGAGCTCGCTGCAAATCTGCCGCAAGAAATCACACAGGACCAATCCAAGTGGCGAATCAGCTTGCAAGCTAGCAAAGATTACGTGCTGGCAGAGGAGCAAGCAGAAGAAGCAAACCAGGAGCTGCTCCAGCGTATTAGCAACTGGCAGCCTGGTGAAGAAACTGCAGACTGGAAAGCGGAAGTAGAGGACCGGCTGACGTATCATTATCCGTACGCGGAAGCTACGAGATTTCGTGCCAAACAGACAGTAACAGAAATTAAACGGCAGCGGGAAATTCGGGATAGCTATAGCGATAGTCGAGTCGTAAATCGGATTCAGCAAAGAGCTCCAATTGCCAGCAGACCGCGTTTTCTGCAGGAATCGAAGGAACTTACGCCAGCAGAACGAGGCAGCGCTGTTCATGCGGTATTGCAGCAGCTGGATCTCCATAAAGAGTGGAGTAAACAAAAACTAGATGAATTCCTTCTAGAATTAGTAGAAAAAGAGTTTCTGCAGCAAGAAGCATTAGCGGCAATTGATGGAGAGAAGATACTTGATTTCCTAGCTTCCCCTCTTGCGGAGCGTATCCGTCAGGCCGAACAATCTTATCGGGAAACGCCATTTACATTAGCGCTGCCTGCGAATGAACTGTATAACGATTGGTCGGGAGCTGCTTCTGATAAGGTAGTCGTCCAAGGAGTCGTAGACCAAATTATTGTAGAAAATGATGGTTTAGTACTGATCGACTACAAAACAGACACGTTATTTGGAGACGATCCAGAAAGACGAGCAGATGTTCTGATGGAGAAATACCGTGTACAGATTGAACTATATGCCACTGCCATTGAGCGGATATGGAAAAGGCCCGTCAAAGAAAAGTATCTTTACTTTTTCGACAAAGGGATTTTACGGCAATTATAA
- a CDS encoding DUF2254 domain-containing protein, which produces MLTKLLPKSVRKFIHMSHRQRKHELQQNLWVMPTIYILGTLLLVSIPLLLDLLLDLPYYTTGFFNATAANTGTLVSVLVSGTLLLAAYTLNSILVVLTSFSSEYSPRMLFNFISDRTTQHILGLFYGSFVFMLISFLFVTNSSRDYFTAVPISCTLVTLAAVIGFTIFVNHTTNWMQLHNIVDAMKDESEKIIKSTIIDELEPYRADEPGYTFEDYPAYTYKASNAGYVQLINFNDMIKQAKEDNIVVKMEAKSGDFVLNGNCLFSYRGPGAQDLKVERYSKLIQVGHKRSEIQDVEMSMNKLSEVAIKSIGNDDPTSAINTFHQMAVLMINMDASTTLHPYLQDDEEQTRVVYDSVTFSTYLYEGFGRIRHYAGEDYLLIIEMMQIFIRLTDSISEKNYTVIWEFAKDTVFNVPRSAFFHADRDRLLQNMKELADATGHTMEYYAIERYLKTT; this is translated from the coding sequence ATGCTTACCAAACTTTTACCAAAATCAGTACGAAAATTTATACATATGTCGCACAGACAGCGGAAGCATGAATTGCAGCAAAATTTATGGGTAATGCCAACGATATATATATTAGGAACGCTGCTTCTCGTCTCCATCCCATTATTATTAGATCTTCTTTTAGACTTACCTTACTACACAACGGGATTTTTTAATGCTACCGCTGCAAACACAGGGACACTCGTTAGTGTGTTAGTAAGCGGTACTTTGCTGCTTGCTGCTTATACACTGAACTCCATTCTCGTTGTTCTGACAAGCTTCAGCTCAGAATATTCACCAAGAATGCTGTTTAACTTTATATCCGATCGTACAACACAGCATATATTAGGCCTTTTCTATGGAAGTTTCGTATTTATGCTTATTTCATTCCTCTTTGTCACAAACAGTTCCAGAGATTATTTCACAGCTGTGCCAATTTCCTGCACACTCGTTACACTAGCTGCCGTCATTGGCTTTACTATCTTTGTGAACCACACGACAAATTGGATGCAGCTTCATAATATTGTAGATGCCATGAAAGATGAGTCAGAAAAGATTATAAAGTCTACAATAATCGACGAACTAGAGCCTTACCGCGCCGATGAACCAGGCTATACCTTTGAAGATTACCCTGCGTATACCTATAAAGCTTCCAATGCAGGATATGTTCAGCTGATTAATTTTAATGACATGATTAAACAGGCAAAAGAAGATAACATTGTTGTTAAAATGGAGGCCAAATCAGGTGATTTCGTATTAAATGGTAACTGCTTATTCAGTTATCGAGGTCCCGGTGCTCAAGATCTGAAGGTGGAAAGATACAGCAAGCTCATTCAAGTTGGACATAAAAGATCCGAAATCCAAGACGTTGAAATGAGTATGAATAAATTGAGTGAAGTTGCCATTAAATCAATTGGAAATGATGATCCAACTTCTGCCATTAATACCTTCCATCAAATGGCAGTATTGATGATTAATATGGATGCATCCACTACCCTGCATCCTTATCTTCAGGATGATGAAGAGCAGACACGTGTTGTCTATGATTCCGTCACTTTCTCCACCTATTTGTACGAAGGATTTGGGAGAATCCGTCATTATGCAGGAGAAGATTATTTATTAATAATTGAGATGATGCAGATATTCATTCGATTGACTGATTCCATTTCAGAAAAAAATTATACAGTAATTTGGGAATTTGCCAAAGACACCGTATTCAACGTTCCTAGATCTGCTTTCTTTCATGCCGATCGCGACCGCCTGCTCCAAAACATGAAAGAATTGGCTGATGCCACGGGACATACGATGGAATATTATGCAATAGAACGCTACCTAAAGACCACTTAA
- a CDS encoding GNAT family N-acetyltransferase encodes MAEIKQDEGRFFVGNKEEPDAEVSFRETDDIVIDHTLVKEDMQGDGLGTELIDRVVAYAQEQDKQIVPVCTFAHQVLSSNKKYDGVWEGPL; translated from the coding sequence ATGGCTGAGATAAAACAAGACGAGGGACGTTTCTTTGTCGGGAACAAGGAAGAGCCAGATGCAGAAGTGTCCTTTCGAGAGACAGATGATATTGTAATAGACCATACATTAGTAAAAGAGGACATGCAAGGTGATGGCCTTGGCACTGAATTAATAGATCGTGTAGTTGCGTATGCGCAGGAACAGGATAAACAAATCGTCCCTGTGTGCACATTCGCACACCAAGTACTGAGTTCTAATAAAAAATACGATGGTGTTTGGGAAGGACCGCTTTAA
- a CDS encoding PH domain-containing protein, producing the protein MFKKLASDALGLSDIGKIIPPSDYDKTDADDYVMNEDNEKIYFLIKTRQDEYCFTNLAIIHVDGESAVSSKRTLRRYPYMQHRISNVYLETAGKVDLDIEIKFTIDGQAISIDVKKDQIDQLKDLYKALLRIAEINYENSLYTDMAHTSLDKAAAILQQSRYTDGTLDDTYKKLTEFGFEWLSSTKDRYHTHDFGSVYEKYINN; encoded by the coding sequence ATGTTTAAAAAGCTAGCTTCAGACGCTTTAGGTCTATCCGATATTGGTAAGATTATTCCGCCTAGTGATTATGATAAAACAGATGCCGATGACTATGTAATGAATGAAGATAATGAAAAAATCTATTTCCTGATTAAAACAAGACAAGATGAATACTGCTTTACCAATCTAGCAATCATTCATGTAGATGGGGAAAGTGCTGTTTCCTCTAAGCGCACACTGCGACGTTACCCATACATGCAGCACCGTATCAGCAATGTTTATTTAGAAACAGCTGGAAAAGTTGACTTAGATATCGAAATTAAATTCACAATCGACGGTCAAGCCATCAGCATTGATGTAAAAAAAGACCAGATCGATCAATTGAAAGATTTGTACAAAGCTTTACTGCGTATTGCTGAAATAAACTATGAAAACAGCTTGTATACAGATATGGCACATACGAGCCTCGATAAAGCTGCTGCTATCCTCCAGCAATCCCGCTATACGGATGGAACGTTGGATGATACATACAAAAAACTTACCGAATTCGGTTTCGAATGGTTGTCTTCTACCAAAGATAGATACCACACACATGACTTTGGTTCCGTTTATGAGAAATATATCAACAACTAA
- a CDS encoding DUF418 domain-containing protein codes for MNEKLRAMPQTRRLNWIDAARGAAILGIFMVNAPSFGSPYYMPGMDSPEWNSALDNVLLGGIDIFFQASFYTLFSILFGFGMQLIFDSRKRDGIRPGWFLSKRMLVLLVLGSIHAFLIWHGDILFTYAILGLLLIPFLYTPRWVLLMMIPILLIPVVILLTMSSLLGSLLPEGEMDAYMVEAMDTPNKLAAYGHGSYGDILQQNWIDWSSSNGVGGIIMGIFMILPLLMLGAYLARTKLLHDPVANRRKLFWFTVITGAIFLIFKAGPYLIGSPLWLSIAQDSIGGPACALFYLSFITLVSRLPVFSWIAHQLSYVGRMSLSNYLFQSVFMFFLFYHVGFGLYASFSLIGFVAFVLGVFILQVIVSRMWFRYYTFGPVEWLWRILTYGKIQPLRKKKMQRVS; via the coding sequence ATGAACGAAAAATTACGAGCTATGCCGCAGACAAGGCGCTTAAACTGGATTGATGCAGCAAGAGGAGCAGCTATTCTTGGTATCTTTATGGTGAACGCACCATCATTCGGATCGCCTTACTATATGCCAGGAATGGATTCGCCAGAATGGAATTCAGCACTTGATAATGTTTTGCTCGGCGGCATTGATATCTTTTTCCAGGCCAGTTTTTATACGTTGTTTTCCATCCTGTTTGGCTTTGGAATGCAGCTTATTTTTGACAGCCGAAAACGAGATGGTATCAGACCAGGCTGGTTTTTAAGCAAACGAATGCTTGTATTGCTCGTTTTAGGTTCGATTCATGCCTTTCTCATATGGCATGGTGATATTTTGTTTACATATGCAATTTTAGGTTTATTACTCATTCCATTTCTTTATACACCAAGATGGGTGTTGCTGATGATGATTCCGATCCTGCTAATACCGGTTGTCATTTTGTTAACAATGAGTTCGCTTCTAGGTTCACTTCTGCCAGAAGGCGAGATGGATGCGTACATGGTGGAGGCTATGGATACTCCAAATAAACTTGCTGCTTACGGACACGGGTCCTATGGAGATATTCTTCAGCAAAACTGGATAGACTGGTCAAGCTCGAATGGTGTCGGGGGTATCATCATGGGTATCTTCATGATTTTACCGCTGCTGATGCTCGGCGCTTACCTGGCACGCACAAAACTGCTGCATGATCCTGTCGCAAATCGCCGCAAGCTATTCTGGTTCACAGTCATTACAGGAGCTATTTTTCTTATCTTCAAGGCTGGCCCATACTTAATTGGTTCGCCGCTTTGGCTGAGTATTGCGCAAGATTCTATTGGTGGCCCTGCATGTGCGTTGTTCTACCTTTCTTTCATCACGCTTGTTTCTCGGCTGCCTGTTTTCAGCTGGATTGCTCATCAGCTCAGCTATGTCGGACGTATGTCGTTATCTAACTACCTTTTCCAATCGGTCTTCATGTTCTTCCTGTTTTATCATGTCGGTTTTGGATTATATGCATCGTTCTCCTTGATTGGCTTTGTTGCTTTCGTCTTAGGTGTATTCATTCTTCAAGTAATTGTGAGCCGTATGTGGTTCCGTTATTATACATTCGGACCTGTGGAGTGGCTGTGGCGTATACTGACATACGGAAAAATACAGCCATTGCGGAAGAAAAAGATGCAGCGGGTGTCTTGA